Genomic DNA from Panulirus ornatus isolate Po-2019 chromosome 33, ASM3632096v1, whole genome shotgun sequence:
GTCACCAGTAATTAGAGTAATTACTCCTCTACAAGTCTCCTTAATCGCAAGTAAtatgtgtgaggaggaagagaaccgtaggtgtgaggagtgagtgagtaacgtgagggtaggtgtgaggggtgagtgagtaacgtgagggtaggtgtgaggggtgagtgagtaacgtgagggtaggtgggagaggtgagtgagtaacgtgagggtaggtgtgaggggtgagtgagtaacgtgagggtaggtgtgagggggtgagtgagtaacgtgagggtaggtgtgaggggtgagtgagtaacgtgagggtaggtgtgagggggtgagtgagtaacgtgagggtaggtgtgaggggtgagtgagtaacgtgagggtaggtgtgagggggtgagtgagtaacgtgagggtaggtgtgaggggggtgagtgagtaacgtgaggggtaggtgtgagggggtgagtgagtaacgtgagggtaggtgtgagggggtgagtgagtaacgtgagggtaggtgtgagggggtgagtgagtaacgtgagggtaggtgtgaggggtgagtgagtaacgtgagggtaggtgtgaggagtgagtaacgtgagggtaagtgtgaggggtgagtgagtaacgtgagggtaggtgtgagggggtgagtgagtaacgtgagggtaggtGTGAGGGGGGTGAGTGAGTAACTCAtagctcctccctcctgcaggaactGTGGTCAGTGTAAGGAGATGTATGGCGACTACTTCCACGGCCAGGCCTGCGCCGAGTCGTGCATCATGACGCAGGGCGTCAGTATCCCCGACTGTAACAACCCTGCCACCTTCAACCGCTTCCTCAAGAGGTTTATCTAGATctgcccaccaccgccgcccaccaccaccacaaccacaaccaccttcgCCAGGGCAACACGTCCACCCGCCCATACTGTATGTCAGAGGCTCTCGCAGCGCACCACACTACTGCTGTCCCGCTGACGCCAGCAGCGTCTCCGTTTCCTTCTGTCTGTCGTCTGCAGAgatgtgtctgtccctcagtgtCGTGTTCATCACTGATGTTTCCCCACACGTTAACCCAGCGCCCCTGCCCACGCCCCACCAGTCATATACTCGACCGTTGCTCACGTGACATTACAAAATTACCTTTATTTGGTCAAACTTCTCAAGGACCCGACCACAGTTACATGCAAAGCCGCTCCCGAGCCACGAGTAAATGTCGAGGTCTaccttccacccacacacacactccatcttgtTCTCAGTTTCGTGTGGATAATATGTCCATGATGAGTAATGTTCACCTACACCTGCCATGCACCAGCGAACCTCCACGGCCAACCGAGTTCAAGTTCCGAGGTGTTGCTTGGCTCTCCCTACGCACGGCGAGCGTGAGGCACCAGCCACCCTCCACACCTGAACTCCGACAGCAAAACGCTACACACAcgtttctgacacacacacacacacacacacacacacacacacaaaagagttcTTAATCAATCAGACATGACATCCCTGCTCCCCTGATGAACCATCCCAAGAGACCACACTCTCCTGTTGGTTAACATAATAAATTCGGATGCCTTTGCCCCAACCAACCAGACGATTCTACGTCAAAACATATCTTGACGTCAACTTTTCAAAATGCTTCAGAAAAACAGATATTTATTTCGGTTCAGCagtccctttcccctccccaatacacacgccaccaccaccaccactactgctcccTCCTCCGTTGGTGAGGGCATGTGG
This window encodes:
- the LOC139759692 gene encoding eclosion hormone-like: MSLKAEVRVVLVGVLCLLALASLSQAATITSMCIRNCGQCKEMYGDYFHGQACAESCIMTQGVSIPDCNNPATFNRFLKRFI